From one Triticum aestivum cultivar Chinese Spring chromosome 4B, IWGSC CS RefSeq v2.1, whole genome shotgun sequence genomic stretch:
- the LOC123090901 gene encoding uncharacterized protein, producing MSSSSSEEEAARSRSAPAPGKRGSASAAARGKSGSAGARVPGKARSVASGKSVWAEMGVAPFQDGQYVRLRNRGRGGYLCADETGRGVSIDHRREMVNTAWAVMVLETDTNYFVLLRGAYGRHLAVTRDEAGPGHIGFDAAQCAFDEPEDTHVMWWTTPGKKGSVVLLHGTSARLSALRANGRFRRWHRRVTVEAINRSRVTSMMEWEVQVIPMRVERPPYQLRPGGPDIPWHQGSEETVQVNFVVADDNGSTDGQGREALTLHGRSLMGLGNELAQRLGDGLNFQDITLCIQAGNLAQPTVLLTDLPHRDDPVDIVVFRVGTPGHDRLLFPDLDAE from the exons ATGTCGTCGTCGTCttccgaggaggaggcggcgcggtcGAGGAGCGCGCCGGCCCCAGGCAAGCGCGGTTCGGCGAGCGCGGCGGCCCGCGGCAAGTCCGGTTCGGCGGGTGCGAGGGTCCCCGGCAAGGCCCGCTCGGTCGCCTCCGGCAAGTCGGTCTGGGCCGAGATGGGCGTGGCGCCCTTCCAGGACGGGCAGTACGTGCGCCTCCGCAACCGCGGCCGCGGCGGTTACCTCTGCGCCGACGAGACGGGGCGGGGCGTCTCCATCGACCACCGCCGCGAGATGGTCAACACGGCGTGGGCCGTGATGGTCCTGGAGACCGACACCAACTACTTCGTCCTGCTCCGCGGCGCCTACGGCCGGCACCTCGCCGTCACGCGCGACGAGGCGGGGCCCGGCCACATCGGCTTCGACGCCGCCCAGTGCGCCTTCGACGAGCCGGAGGACACCCACGTCATGTGGTGGACCACCCCGGGGAAGAAGGGCAGCGTCGTGCTGCTCCACGGCACGTCGGCCAGGCTCAGCGCGCTCCGGGCCAACGGTCGGTTCCGCCGCTGGCACAGGCGCGTCACCGTCGAGGCCATCAACCGCAGCCGCGTCACCTCGATGATGGAGTGGGAGGTTCAGGTCATCCCCATGAGGGTGGAGAGGCCACCGTACCAGCTGCGACCAGGAGGACCCGATATT CCATGGCACCAAGGCTCTGAAGAGACTGTGCAAGTCAATTTCGTCGTGGCAGATGATaacgggagcacggatgggcaggGCAGGGAAGCTCTCACGCTCCATGGCAGGAGTCTGATGGGGCTGGGCAATGAACTGGCGCAGCGGCTGGGCGACGGCCTCAACTTCCAGGACATCACCCTCTGCATTCAGGCAGGCAACCTTGCGCAGCCCACCGTTCTGCTCACCGACCTGCCCCACAGAGACGACCCCGTTGACATCGTGGTGTTCAGAGTTGGCACACCAG GGCATGACCGACTGCTGTTTCCAGATCTTGATGCTGAATAG